In a single window of the Penaeus chinensis breed Huanghai No. 1 chromosome 4, ASM1920278v2, whole genome shotgun sequence genome:
- the LOC125024894 gene encoding uncharacterized protein LOC125024894, producing the protein MQASPLKLISFVSVTGVVSGHYCEWDLCDSEQYCCGDNLCCDYVYSLWYFWVGVVFLVLLLSACGGLFRYYYRRWYTEGSGLPYIPFPASPAYSSLPTHISNQEPLFQITDDGKKTEM; encoded by the exons ATGCAAGCGTCACCCTTAAAGCTCATTTCTTTCGTCAGCGTCACCGGAGTG GTGTCTGGACATTACTGTGAGTGGGATCTCTGTGACAGTGAACAATATTGCTGTGGTGACAATCTCTGCTGTGATTATGTATACAGCCTTTGGTATTTTTG GGTAGGTGTTGTGTTTTTGGTCCTCCTGTTGTCAGCATGTGGAGGCTTATTCCGTTACTACTACAGACGATGGTACACAGAGGGCAGTGGTCTACCTTACATACCATTCCCAGCCAGTCCGGCCTACAGTTCACTTCCAACTCATATATCAAATCAAGAGCCACTTTTCCAG ATTACCGATGATGGTAAAAAGACCGAGATGTGA
- the LOC125025127 gene encoding cysteine-rich PDZ-binding protein-like: MVCEKCQKKLGKVITPDTWKDGARNTTEGGGRKINENKLLTGKKNRFNPYTARFVECRICRTKVHQAGSNFCQGCAYKKGICAMCGKKILDTKSYCQSSA; the protein is encoded by the exons ATGGTGTGCGAAAAATGCCAAAAGAAACTTGGGAAG GTCATTACCCCTGACACATGGAAAGATGGTGCTCGTAACACaactgaaggaggaggacgaaagatCAACGAGAACAAGCTCCTCACAGGGAAAAAGAATCGCTTCAACCCATACACT gccagattcgtggaatgtaGGATCTGCAGGACAAAAGTTCATCAGGCTGGATCCAACTTCTGTCAAGGATGTGCTTATAAAAAGGGCATTTGTGCAATGTGTGGAAAGAAAATCCTTGACACAAAGAGCTACTGCCAGTCCTCTGcctaa